The Candidatus Manganitrophaceae bacterium genomic sequence TAATCATGGAGACCACCTTGATATTCGGGTCCAAGAGCGCCTCCATCGTCCCCTTGTAGGCACGATTCGGACCGATGTACACAAGCGAGGTGTTAATCTCTGGGAAGCTGCGGGTTGCATCAGCAACGGTTTTAAAAACAGGGACAGAAACTAACTCGCTCCCAAACGTAATTTCTACGGTCTTTCCGGCATCGGGTGGAAAGACAAAAGCCAGGACATTCAAGGGTTTACAGATAAGATGACAAAACTCCGCCATGCGGCGCGCCGCATTCACGGCGGCGGGTCCCCCCTGAATCACCACACGGGTATCTTTGTTTGCAACAATACTCATTTTCCAACTCCTTTAGTGGCATAATCAACAATGTCGGTCAAGGGCGTATAGCGGTCATAGACATGAATATCAAACCCTTCCTTCTCAAGCGCTTTCATTGAGGCAAGACCTTCTTTTTCAAAAGGACCACCGCGACGCACCCATATCTGGACACCGTCCATTTTTCCTTCCGACTTGGCCTTACGGAAACCATTAATAATCCCTCCGAAGGTCTTCTTTACATTCGTAAAGTTGGCGATCGCCCCGCCCACAATAATTCGCTTGATCCCTTTCAGAGAACAAACCTTTTCAGTCAATGCCTCTACGGCCCAATCAGGAGGATCGCCGGAATACTCAGCATAGTTGGCCAGTGTTCCTCCCATGGCAAGGACCGCGTCTGAATAATAAACCGAAGCCCCGCCTCCTGCCGGCAAAAGGGCGGTATCACCCCCCGGAATTTCGATGAATTTGACCGAACCTTTAATGCGCGTGTCGATCTCGAGGATCGCCTTCTCCGCATCAGAATAAGGGCGGCCAAATTCAGACGCAAAGCTGAAGTTCCAATCCGGATGCCGAAAACGGGCATCCGCATCTACCATCGTCACCGCATCCAGGGCCATCAATTCCCCATCCCCATCGCGCCGAACCAGGGGATTGATTTCGAGATAAGTTCCATCCTCCTGGTCATAGCACTGGAAGAGTTTGATCGCAAACTCAGCGACATTTTGCTCAAGTCCCCCTTCAAAACCCGCCTCTTTCGCTAATGTAACCAACTGGTCTTTTGTCGGATCGGTCCCCAGCGGAATGGATGTCTTTTTAACCTTCTCCCAGTTGGACTCCACCTCGATCCCGCCCATACTCGCCAGAAGGATCTCGGCTCCGTCACGGGTTGATTGAACGGCCAGATAAAATTCCTCATTATGATCAATCATCTCCGAGATAATAACTTGAGAAATAGTGATGCCCGAAATCTCTTTGCCCAGCATCTCCGAGGCCGCCTTTTCCGCACCATCTAGGTCGATCCCCACCTTGACCAGACCCAACTTCATTCGGGAGCCGATCGCTTCATGCGCTTTTGTGACGAGCTTTGATTCTCTCAACCAGGGATTGGCTTGCGCAAGACGTTCAAGCTGCTCTGCCTCTGTAATCACCACATAGTGAGGAACCGCCATCCCCCACTTTGAGAGAAGCCCCATTCCCGGACCCTCCAAAACCTTTGCCATAACCTTACCTCCAATAATTAATTTGAGTCAAGTCACTATTGTTTTCAATATGTTATGATTATGAGAACAAAAAAAAGGGGGGATAGCTCACCTACGCCCCCCTCAAAGACCAATCTTTCATCCTTCACACAAAGAAGGCCCGTAAGAATCCCAGGATAATAGGCAAAAATCCCACTTCTTGTCAATAATTTTTTTACCTCAAAGGTCTGCAATTAAAGGCCTGGGACAGGTTCATTCCGATTAAAAACCTACGGTAAAATTGCAAATCTCGCCGTTGTTCGATACTCTACAGAAACTAAGCACGGCCCTCGAAATA encodes the following:
- a CDS encoding ATP citrate lyase; the encoded protein is MAKVLEGPGMGLLSKWGMAVPHYVVITEAEQLERLAQANPWLRESKLVTKAHEAIGSRMKLGLVKVGIDLDGAEKAASEMLGKEISGITISQVIISEMIDHNEEFYLAVQSTRDGAEILLASMGGIEVESNWEKVKKTSIPLGTDPTKDQLVTLAKEAGFEGGLEQNVAEFAIKLFQCYDQEDGTYLEINPLVRRDGDGELMALDAVTMVDADARFRHPDWNFSFASEFGRPYSDAEKAILEIDTRIKGSVKFIEIPGGDTALLPAGGGASVYYSDAVLAMGGTLANYAEYSGDPPDWAVEALTEKVCSLKGIKRIIVGGAIANFTNVKKTFGGIINGFRKAKSEGKMDGVQIWVRRGGPFEKEGLASMKALEKEGFDIHVYDRYTPLTDIVDYATKGVGK